The Scomber scombrus chromosome 19, fScoSco1.1, whole genome shotgun sequence DNA window GTGGAGAGGGGCACACATCATAGCACCTACCCTCTACctgatgtgattattttcctGCAGCTGTTAGAAGTTAGGCTTCATGTTTGGGTTGAGACATGACGAGATCCTGCTATTATTGAGCACAGTGGATGATACTGGGATAAATGTTACACTGAGAAGGATTTAAAAATGCATGGGCTGTATACGGAGGGTCGGACTCATTCATCCAGCTATAGGATGAATGAGTCCGACCGTCTTAAGGTAgggtcattcattcattgatctGATTTAAGAGGAGTCACCACAGTCCACAAGCACTAACACACATGTTAAAAAGCGCACAGGTTGTAGTCTGACTCCTTTTAGGGTGCACACAGACAGATCTTTCTCCGTAGCCTTCATGGTAGGATGAAATGGCCACAGCATGTTTTAACCACATATAGAGCCTCACTTCtaacagctgaaggaaaataaTCACTCAGATAGAGGTTATGAGTTAGTGTGTGCCCTTCTCCACACACCAGCAGAGGACCGTTTCATGACGCCATGGTATAAACATAGTCCCCACTAACAGAAGTGAACCTTCTTTTAGTGCAACCCTCATGCCACCTACACAAATTATATcaatttttatttccattttgagCACCGTATAAGCTTCCTCTAGTGCCTTTCTCAGGCCAAAATGCCAACTTTGCATATTAGATATTTACACATGAAAATTCAGATATCATGTGCCATGAAAGACACCATCCTTGCAGCTCCACTACTGGTGAGCCTCTAAGACAAACAAAATCATAAAGTGTAATACAAATTGCAATCTCTAGGGACttctaggttttttttaatttattattatttagacttttttatttttgtcttttcttcacattttcatcCAGTATTGTTCACACAAATCTGTCCGGATTAGCTTTGTGACCCATGTGCTGACTtctgctttttaatatttccccTCCAGATGCGTACACAGATGATGACCTGATGCTGTACTGGAAGAAAGGCAATGAATCCCTGAACACTGACGACAGAATATCTCTGTCTCAGTTCCTCATCCAGAAATTTCACACCACCACCAAGCTGGCTTTCTACAGCAGCACAGGTAATCCTCAAAACAagtactttatatacagtgcaGTCAACTGAAGTGATTATGCAAATGCATCATGTATGTGAAAAGTCCATCACAATTGAATTACAACTTCAATtactcttattttactttataagCCTTTCCCAACTAAAGTATCAAGTCTTCCTTACATGAATTCCGTGTTCCTTGAATGTAACACCAAGAAGAATGTACTAATATTTAATCCTTACTCTGCAACAAAATGAATCATACCAGTGCCAACCACTTGTACCCTGTTGAAAAGCTACTGTGAAAGCCTTGCAGCTGTCTTATAAGCACACACCACTTTCCAGCTCATAAGAGCAACCTGAAGCATTAAAAGGATTTTATGTTCTATCTTTTCCTGCCAGAATAGCCGCGAACCTTTGGTTCAAGTGTTTGTTCTGTGTATCAGCAGCTAGCGTATGACATTGTGTTTAACAGTGATATTTTTCCTTCACAGGCTGGTACAATCGTCTTTACATCCACTTCACCCTGCGGCGccacatcttcttcttcctgcttcAGACCTACTTCCCTGCCACCCTGATGGTCATGTTGTCCTGGGTGTCCTTCTGGATTGACCGCAGGGCAGTCCCTGCCAGAGTCCCTCTAGGTAGGATAGATTCTCCCTCTCATGGCATGGCTTTTGCAAAGAAATTTACCACCACTAAAACATGATTTTAGACTGAGAAATGAAGATTTATTCCTAAAAAAATGGGGGGAAGCAGGGTGACTCCCAGGATAAGATTAATACTACTCTTtgcaagaaagtgaaaaagcatatttgtcaaaatatttaactattttatgtttatgtctaTGCAGGTTTGATGTATCTGGAATGGGGGATGAGTGACAATTTTTTATAAGACTGTAGAGGCAAATCTTCCTGGGATTTCAAAGAATAAAGCAATGATGAGAGAGAATTCTTAGAGATAAGATATGGATAAAGATGAATTCCATAgcagaaatactgtatgtgctttAGAAAAATCCTCTGTCCTGTCCGTTAAACATATTATAACCCCTCAGATTTTTCCTATGATCTTTTCAGAGAGTCCCAACCCTCATGTTGCAATCTGGTGATATAGTGAGTAAGGAGTGGGCTGTTCAATCAGAAGTTCTGGGCTGAGGCCCTCATGTCAGgaagtgtttgtatgtatgtattgaggaagtcatttaaatatgtcatatttatttttggctGGAACACTACAGTAACTTCGTGAAGTTACACCAATTTTCGGCCAACCAGTGATGTAACTCTGTAGTTTCAAATTGAAAGACCTctagcatttcatacacagtccaGTCATAAACTAGGTTTTGACTTAATCTTGTTTGAGCttgctgtgaaagaaaaaacaaatacacaaataatatCTAAATGTATTACTGCACAATTAAGAAATATCATCAACTCTTTCTGTTATTtaccatttgtttttattgacccCAGCCTGTTAATCTGCTACATAAAAGGGCTGCTGTGTGCTTCACTCCAGGCATCACCACAGTGCTGACCATGTCCACCATCATCACTGGGGTCAACGCCTCCATGCCGCGAGTGTCCTACATTAAGGCAGTGGACATTTACCTCTGGGtcagttttgtctttgtcttcttGTCGGTGATAGAGTATGCAGCGGTCAACTACCTCTCCACTGTACAGGAGCGGAAAGAAAGGAAgctgagggagagagtgagtgtcattttatgtgattttctCTGTGGATGTCCGTTGATTGCAGTTAGaaatactactataataataatcaaaccAGTGTAATGATCTCTGGCAGCTAATGTGGCCAAATATCATTATTTCATTAAGTGCAACATCGCTAAGGTTGATTTTAGatgatatttagttttaatcTTGAATTTTTTTAACAAGTAACAACAAGATTAAATCAAGGTTTTGTTCATTCAATAAATAGTAAATGATTTGAATGTGTGGGCAACATGTTCTCTTCTTATCTCCAGTTTTGGCTGTAAGTATGAGCAAGCAAATGCTGCTCTGATGTTTTGCATGAATGATTAATGAAGAAGCGTCGGGGTATGCGACACACATTTGCTCATTGCTGTGTGCTTGTTCCTCTTGAATTTGAACATTACCTCATAGATTTGGAGCAGAGGATAGATGCAAAGATTTAAACAAATTATCAACAAAACAGTCAAATCAAACCCACATTTTTGTATGGCTAATATAATTTAAAAGCTCTCCTGTGGCTGATTTAAACACACAGAAGTCTTCAGTGTCCTCTTGTAGTTAAAATTGTAGTTGTTGCTTCCAAGGTTGCTGCAAACAACAAAAGTTAGATGGAAGAGATACTTTAATAGTTCTCTCTAAATGAACCCAAGACAAGGCTGGCCTcaatttaaattcaaacatttaacaaatatTTATAAACTGGTAGAAGCAGAAATCAATAATTTATGTGCATTTccaataaaaaagataaatattttcTAAATTGGCTCACTTTAAGCTGCTTTCGGGGCAATGGCGAATTATTTCTGGGACTACAGCTTGCGCActatattgctttttttaatctgcCAAATGCTGTAGCATATGGAGCCAAATTGCCCACGTACCCCGGGGAACATTTCCAGCACAAACATCCTTCCATAAATGCTTAATGCCAAAGTTATGTAAAGGCCCAGAGTttgcagaaaaaataataaacatttgacaaactgatttattcttgttttagtTTGTGTTACGACTTCAAAGAAAGTAAAGTCTCAAAATGACTTTATCTCTTCTTTGTGCTTGCTCAGCTGCCGTGTACATGCGGCATTGGCAACCCGGACGAGATGATGATAGACCCCCAGATCACTGGCTATGGGACTATGGATATCAATACCACAGGGAATTATGGGATGCCGGAGAACGGCGGTCGCCAGGAGCGAATGTTGGCTCAGATGGCGCTCAATGACCCACAGATTGCGAGCCAGGTGAAGCCATCCAGGGGCTACGTGAACATTTGGATAGACACCCACGCCATAGACAAATACTCGCGGGTTGTCTTTCCTGGAGCTTACATCCTCTTTAATATCATCTACTGGTCCATCTACTCATAACCAGAGATGTAGAAGTGCATCATCTGAGAGAGCCATCCATGAGGGAACTCCGGTAAACTTGGCTCATATTTAAAGAGCAGGAAAAAGACATTGCACTTGATGCTTTTCACTGGATGCAGAGACAGAAACTGTGTAAGATGCATGAGGACCACAGCCAGATGGGGACTATTGCCTTCTTGACCCAGCCACTTAAAACTGATGAGTTGCACTGGTTTCAgtcaaatgtacagtatgtggtttTAACTATATTGGTGTTGATGGAAAgacatttggattttttttgttgccgtGGCCTGATGTTCTAACTGCACAGAGAGGTGAACACAAACTGTGTTACTGTGCAGCTGAGCTCCGCTACTTTTTCAGTTCTCAATGCAGTGACTTTTTGAAATTAATAAACCTGAATGCTCACAAAAACGGATCTCCGATGTCTCTTCCCCTCTGCATACAGTATGGGCTAGACTTgacaatcaataaaacactaaaagtatttttaaaaacctgacaGTCAGGTTCTTCCTGAAGTCTTGaagttttacttttcttttgcagCACGTTAGTATAAGTCAGTATATGTTACATTTTCTTGTGATCTTTGTATCAATGCAATTACTTTGCTGTCGAGCTACTGCATTGCATTTGTGTGATTTGACAAAGcaattaaaacttttaaaattacaaatgtaAAACTATATGTTTAGTAAATCCCAAACACTGATTATTGTATTGACTTTTTTATGtccttatttcttctttttttatatacacaACTGAAGCTCATCTCCTTTGTTGGTGTTGTGAGGCTTTGAGGTTCACTGTGATCTTTTAGTTGCTagttttatcatatttttcagcttaaaaaaaacGTTATACTTTGTGAAACAAAAGATACATTATATATCTTTTGGTGGTTTATAAGAAAACATATTGACCAAAAAATACAGGTATTAAATTTGAAATATGAAAGGATGTTTTCTGTGAGAAgatgttaattaaatgtttttttttgggaaaatgtgATAATTATTTGAGCAAAGCTTATGCTGAACAATAAAACcacaatactgtacattttaaatcTCCACATGTAATAGTTTTGTGAGACGCATGGCTTAATCTTGCTTTCTATCAACAGACATCAATTAAAATTGACTGAAATACAAACAGTCAAAGTTGTGACTACAGACTCTGTGTCTATTGAAGCACTTTTATTCAATTCCCAACTCTCATGTCTTGATCCCCAAATTCATTTCCTATTTTGCTGCTCTCTTTTACAGTGTATTTCAACGTTGCTGCGGGATAAGCTTTCACAGTTATTAGACGTTGGATTCCTTCTAGCTTtagggtctctctctctttgcctggCACAAAGTCTGATTGCTAATGTGCATTCATGCTAAATCATAAAAACTGCACATTCTGTAATAACATTAACTGCTCACATGTGGCGTGAAAGGATGTATATACATTACATAAATTAGctctctatttatttttatgggtAAAAGTGTGGATTGTCCTGAATACCACTCCCTCTTTTTAATACAAGCAAGGTCCTAAGGGCATGGTGAATATTCAAACTTTGTGCACCATCATCCTATAAAGAACACGAACAAAGGCATCACTGCACCAGAAGCACAAAAAGGATTAAGTATCAAAAGATTTTGAATTGACCTCTATGCTGGTAAAAGCGTGGCCAGAAATCCCAATGTTTCAATGGGCCGAATGACCGCAAATAGCACTGCCTCATCATGTCAAGAGGGGAAAATGGGCAAGAATAGAAATTATATTACATACAAACACTGTTTTGCTGATTATTTGGCATTACAGAAAGAAGGAATTCAATTGTACAAAAATGTCATGGTGGACAAAGTAAGGTTTTAAGTTAACTTCCATTGTGGTTACAACAAACCCAAAccaaaaaatcatcatcaataaaatcatattgaagtcaaagtcaaacatctaaaataaagattttgcAAATAAGGAATCTGCAAACATGTCGGCAGCTCTGaggcaaaaaaaatcataaccAGGATGGTTAGCTTACATCCTCCCCATAAGCTGTATTTGTACTTTCTCTGCAGTGATTGCAGTATTGCTTTATCTGGAAAGGTGACAGTTCCTGGCAACACTCCACCTAAAAGAACATTGCATGTCAAACCTTGCCAAGCACAAGTCAACAACACATGTTGGCTGTAGGCCGATGCACATGAGTACCTCAAACCCTAcaaaggatgtttttttaaagatttattttggtcttttttgcGTTAATTTGACAGTGGGCGGCatagaggcagacaggaaacagggagagagcaAATGGactgtaaatggtaaatgg harbors:
- the LOC134000754 gene encoding gamma-aminobutyric acid receptor subunit rho-1-like yields the protein MRPAFGGPPIPVGVDVQVESLDTISEVDMDFTMTLYLRHYWKDERLAFPSTNNQSMTFDSRLVKKIWVPDMFFVHSKRSFIHDTTTDNVMLRVYPDGNVLYSLRVTVTAMCNMDLSRFPLDTQTCSLEIESYAYTDDDLMLYWKKGNESLNTDDRISLSQFLIQKFHTTTKLAFYSSTGWYNRLYIHFTLRRHIFFFLLQTYFPATLMVMLSWVSFWIDRRAVPARVPLGITTVLTMSTIITGVNASMPRVSYIKAVDIYLWVSFVFVFLSVIEYAAVNYLSTVQERKERKLRERLPCTCGIGNPDEMMIDPQITGYGTMDINTTGNYGMPENGGRQERMLAQMALNDPQIASQVKPSRGYVNIWIDTHAIDKYSRVVFPGAYILFNIIYWSIYS